Proteins from a single region of Amycolatopsis sp. CA-230715:
- a CDS encoding RNA polymerase sigma factor, translated as MNDVEESITRAHHEEWARVVAALTRRFGDLDIAEEAAAEAFTAAVEKWPADGVPPNPGAWLTTTATRRAIDRIRRETKRDDKHKEAQLVYDDDPPEPLGAIDDDRLRLIFTCCHPALATEARLALTLRMVGGLTVPEIARAFLVAESALGQRITRAKAKIKAARIPYRVPSAEDLPARLTGVLTVLFLVFNEGYLATGPDTDPMRHELTAEAIRLTRLIRALLPDDGEVAGLLALMLLTEARRPARVSASGELVALDEQDRGAWDTGMIAEGHQLVRERLAAGVAPGRYQILAAINAVHTSARDVRDTDWSQVLALYDQLVRLDASPVIALNRAIAVAELDGPEVALAAVDRLEHRLAGYHPYHVTRADLLRRLGRGKESRAAYDKAIELAGNTAETAYLTRRRDQLG; from the coding sequence GTGAACGACGTCGAAGAGTCGATCACCCGCGCCCACCACGAGGAGTGGGCCCGGGTGGTCGCCGCACTGACCAGGCGCTTCGGTGACCTCGACATCGCCGAAGAGGCCGCGGCCGAGGCGTTCACTGCCGCCGTCGAGAAGTGGCCTGCCGACGGCGTGCCGCCCAACCCCGGCGCGTGGCTGACCACCACCGCCACCCGCCGGGCCATCGACCGGATCCGGCGCGAGACCAAGCGCGACGACAAGCACAAGGAGGCTCAGCTGGTGTACGACGACGACCCGCCGGAGCCGCTCGGTGCCATCGACGACGACCGGCTCCGGCTGATCTTCACCTGCTGCCATCCGGCGCTGGCGACCGAAGCGCGCCTGGCATTGACGCTGCGGATGGTCGGTGGCCTGACCGTGCCCGAGATCGCCCGCGCCTTCCTGGTGGCCGAAAGCGCGCTGGGGCAACGGATCACCCGCGCGAAAGCCAAGATCAAGGCGGCCCGCATCCCGTACCGCGTGCCGTCGGCCGAGGACCTCCCTGCCCGTCTCACCGGCGTGCTCACCGTCCTCTTCCTCGTGTTCAACGAGGGCTACCTGGCGACCGGTCCCGACACCGATCCCATGCGCCACGAGCTGACCGCCGAAGCGATCCGCCTCACTCGCCTGATCCGCGCACTCTTGCCGGACGATGGTGAAGTGGCCGGGCTGCTGGCGCTGATGCTGCTCACCGAGGCCCGCCGTCCAGCCAGGGTGTCGGCCAGTGGTGAGCTGGTCGCTCTCGACGAGCAGGACCGCGGGGCCTGGGACACGGGCATGATCGCCGAGGGCCACCAGCTGGTGCGCGAGCGTCTCGCCGCCGGAGTGGCGCCGGGCCGCTACCAGATCCTCGCCGCGATCAACGCCGTGCACACCTCCGCCCGCGACGTCCGCGACACCGACTGGTCACAGGTCCTCGCCCTCTACGACCAGCTCGTCCGCCTCGACGCCTCGCCGGTCATCGCCCTCAACCGGGCCATCGCCGTCGCCGAACTCGACGGCCCGGAAGTGGCGCTGGCGGCCGTCGACCGTCTTGAGCACAGATTGGCCGGCTACCACCCCTACCACGTCACCCGCGCGGATCTGCTGCGCAGGCTGGGCCGCGGCAAGGAGTCCCGTGCCGCCTACGACAAGGCCATCGAGCTGGCGGGCAACACCGCCGAGACCGCCTACCTGACCCGCCGCCGCGACCAGCTGGGGTAG
- a CDS encoding helix-turn-helix transcriptional regulator — MRNNDLGEFLRARRAGLKPDEIGLPVEFGGGRRVSGLRRGEVAQLAGVSAEYYTRLEQGRARQPSEQVLHALGDALRFDDIERRHLFALAGTTAGRQDRAEHSSRLRPALRQVLESMELASAFVSDQNLTVVGGNALWALLFPDVAELPRRERSMARWTLLDPRARLVWCDWERVARDYVHGLRLAAAAQPRNQHIANLIGELMMRSPEFPAWWSEHRVQERSTGLKRLHHPVVGDLELQYEIFTSVADAGQSLVVYTAPSGSPSQERLRLLASWSSEPAAAKDTAES; from the coding sequence ATGCGCAACAACGACTTGGGCGAGTTCCTGCGGGCGCGCCGCGCCGGACTCAAGCCGGACGAGATCGGCCTGCCGGTCGAGTTCGGCGGCGGGCGCCGGGTATCCGGTCTGCGGCGCGGCGAGGTCGCGCAGCTGGCGGGAGTGAGTGCCGAGTACTACACCCGGCTGGAACAGGGCCGCGCCAGGCAGCCGTCCGAACAGGTGCTGCACGCCCTCGGCGACGCGTTGCGGTTCGACGACATCGAGCGGCGGCATCTGTTCGCCCTCGCGGGCACCACGGCCGGGCGCCAGGACCGGGCCGAGCACTCGTCACGGCTACGGCCCGCACTGCGGCAGGTGCTGGAGTCGATGGAGCTGGCTTCTGCTTTCGTCAGCGACCAGAACCTCACCGTCGTCGGCGGGAACGCGTTGTGGGCGTTGCTGTTCCCCGATGTGGCCGAGCTGCCGCGCCGGGAACGCAGCATGGCGCGCTGGACGCTGCTGGATCCGCGCGCTCGGTTGGTGTGGTGCGACTGGGAACGCGTCGCCCGCGACTACGTGCACGGGTTGCGGCTGGCCGCCGCCGCGCAGCCGCGGAACCAGCACATCGCCAACCTGATCGGTGAGCTGATGATGCGCTCACCCGAGTTCCCGGCGTGGTGGTCGGAACACCGCGTCCAGGAACGCAGCACCGGCCTCAAACGCCTCCACCACCCGGTCGTCGGCGACCTGGAACTGCAGTACGAGATCTTCACCTCGGTCGCCGACGCCGGCCAATCGCTCGTCGTCTACACCGCGCCGTCCGGCTCGCCGTCACAGGAGCGCCTGCGACTGCTGGCCAGCTGGAGCAGCGAACCCGCGGCCGCCAAGGACACCGCCGAGTCCTGA
- a CDS encoding VOC family protein, whose protein sequence is MHIGPVIAVTDLDRAREFYEEKLGLAGEEAPGGWLLRGSEGTVIYLLASVSDAGSPSWPVASIRVDDANETVRTLRSRGVPFLGKDDLPFALDEDGVSADTSGIRVAWMRDPDGSVLTIFSRTPAA, encoded by the coding sequence ATGCACATCGGACCCGTCATCGCCGTGACCGATCTCGACCGGGCACGCGAGTTCTACGAGGAGAAACTGGGGCTGGCCGGAGAGGAGGCACCAGGTGGCTGGCTGCTCCGCGGCAGCGAAGGCACGGTGATCTACCTGCTCGCGAGCGTATCCGATGCGGGATCGCCGAGCTGGCCGGTGGCCAGCATCCGCGTCGACGACGCCAACGAGACGGTGCGAACCCTGCGCTCCCGCGGGGTTCCCTTCCTCGGCAAGGACGATCTGCCCTTCGCGCTCGACGAGGACGGCGTTTCGGCGGACACCTCCGGCATCCGGGTCGCCTGGATGCGGGACCCTGACGGCTCCGTGCTCACGATCTTCAGCCGGACTCCCGCGGCCTAG
- a CDS encoding TetR/AcrR family transcriptional regulator, giving the protein MTSPRRGPRKAQEIFATTLALLAEHGYDGLAVEAVAERSGVNKTTLYRWWPSKDALLAAALRDSDALEFSVPDTGTLRGDLRALIGLIRDLLTRPPSAQLVTAAFAAAPRRPELGGVMQAFFADRMARERPVFERAIARGELRADVDPVAIMDLLGGAIWFRVLLRSGEAGDGYLDELVDLVLRGTAP; this is encoded by the coding sequence ATGACGTCACCACGCCGCGGGCCGCGCAAGGCGCAGGAGATCTTCGCGACCACGCTCGCGCTGCTCGCCGAGCACGGCTACGACGGGCTCGCCGTCGAAGCGGTCGCGGAACGGTCCGGGGTCAACAAGACCACGCTCTACCGCTGGTGGCCCTCGAAGGACGCCTTGCTCGCGGCGGCACTGCGCGACTCGGACGCGCTCGAGTTCAGCGTGCCGGACACCGGCACGCTGCGCGGCGACCTGCGCGCGCTCATCGGCCTGATCAGGGACCTGCTCACCCGGCCGCCGAGCGCCCAGCTCGTCACCGCCGCCTTCGCCGCCGCGCCACGGCGGCCCGAACTCGGCGGCGTCATGCAGGCGTTCTTCGCCGACCGGATGGCACGCGAGCGGCCGGTGTTCGAGCGCGCGATAGCCAGGGGCGAGCTGCGGGCGGACGTGGACCCGGTGGCGATCATGGACCTGCTCGGCGGCGCGATCTGGTTCCGCGTCCTGCTCCGGTCCGGCGAGGCCGGTGACGGCTACCTCGACGAACTGGTGGACCTCGTGCTGCGCGGCACCGCGCCCTGA
- a CDS encoding RNA polymerase sigma factor, with protein sequence MTDTDTHRAIEAVWRIESPKVIAGLARLVRDIGVAEELAQDAMVAALEQWPESGVPRNPGAWLMTTAKRRAIDLIRRNERLERKQVELARDLETQPDAPGPDLDALDAGVGDDLLRLVFISCHPILATEARVALTLRLLGGLTTKEIARAFLVSEATVAQRIVRAKRALSDAGVPFEMPDRDELDERLASVLEVVYLIFNEGYAATAGDDWMRPALCEDALRLGRILAELAPGEPEVHGLVALMEIQASRSRARVDRNGDPVLLLEQDRARWDQVLLRRGLAALERAESIDDRRGPYRLQAAIAACHGRARTAEETDWVRIAALYTALAHLTPSPIVELNRAVALSMAFGPGTGLELVDALVDEPSLKRYHLLPSVRGDLLAKVGRFDEARAEFERAAEMTGNVREQALLRERAAACGRGLAPQR encoded by the coding sequence GTGACGGACACCGACACCCACCGCGCGATCGAGGCCGTGTGGCGGATCGAATCCCCGAAGGTCATCGCCGGGCTGGCCCGGCTCGTCCGCGACATCGGCGTCGCCGAGGAACTCGCGCAGGACGCCATGGTCGCCGCGCTCGAACAGTGGCCGGAGTCCGGAGTGCCCCGCAACCCCGGCGCCTGGCTCATGACGACCGCGAAACGGCGCGCGATCGACCTCATCCGCCGAAACGAGCGGCTCGAACGCAAACAGGTCGAACTGGCGCGGGATCTGGAAACCCAGCCCGACGCGCCGGGACCCGATCTCGACGCGCTCGACGCCGGGGTCGGCGACGACCTGCTGCGGCTCGTGTTCATCTCCTGCCATCCGATCCTGGCGACCGAGGCACGCGTCGCGCTCACCCTGCGGCTGCTCGGCGGACTGACCACGAAGGAGATCGCGCGGGCGTTCCTGGTCTCGGAGGCGACCGTGGCCCAGCGGATCGTCCGCGCCAAGCGCGCGCTGTCCGACGCCGGCGTGCCGTTCGAAATGCCGGACCGGGACGAGCTGGACGAACGGCTGGCGTCGGTGCTCGAAGTCGTCTACCTGATCTTCAACGAGGGCTACGCCGCGACCGCGGGCGACGACTGGATGCGCCCCGCGCTGTGCGAGGACGCCCTGCGGCTCGGCCGGATACTGGCGGAGCTGGCGCCCGGCGAGCCGGAGGTGCACGGTTTGGTCGCGCTGATGGAAATCCAGGCGTCGCGCTCGCGTGCCCGCGTCGACCGCAACGGCGATCCGGTGCTGTTGCTCGAACAGGACCGTGCGCGCTGGGACCAGGTGCTGCTGCGCCGCGGGCTGGCCGCGCTGGAGCGCGCCGAGTCGATCGACGACCGGCGCGGCCCCTACCGCCTCCAAGCCGCGATCGCCGCTTGCCACGGGAGGGCCCGGACCGCCGAAGAAACCGACTGGGTCCGGATCGCCGCCCTCTACACCGCGCTCGCGCACCTGACGCCGTCCCCGATCGTCGAGCTGAACCGCGCCGTGGCGCTGTCCATGGCGTTCGGGCCCGGGACCGGGCTGGAACTCGTCGACGCGCTGGTCGACGAGCCGTCCTTGAAGCGGTACCACCTGTTGCCGAGCGTCCGGGGCGACCTGCTGGCGAAGGTCGGCAGGTTCGACGAAGCGCGCGCGGAGTTCGAGCGCGCCGCGGAGATGACCGGCAACGTCCGCGAGCAGGCTCTCCTCAGGGAGCGCGCGGCGGCCTGCGGGCGAGGGCTCGCGCCGCAGCGTTAG
- a CDS encoding dihydrofolate reductase family protein, producing the protein MKLTTMAKVTIDGVVQGDGGATEEDRRNGFERGGWALGRGDADTHSLIKQTFQRADAFLLGRRTYELFAASWGSWTEHHVPDWEPVRRALNTRPKYVASTTLTDPAWAGTTVLSDDLAAAIAELKAKPGGELHVHGSGTLIRWLLENGLVDEMTLLVVPVILGQGTRLFPETGPDLALDLIDSRVDSKGVTTQVFRPAGRPRYAPAR; encoded by the coding sequence ATGAAGCTGACCACCATGGCCAAGGTCACCATCGACGGCGTGGTGCAGGGAGACGGCGGAGCGACGGAAGAGGACCGCAGGAACGGATTCGAACGCGGCGGATGGGCCCTCGGGCGCGGCGACGCCGACACGCATTCGTTGATCAAGCAGACCTTCCAGCGCGCCGACGCGTTCCTGCTCGGCAGGCGTACCTACGAGCTGTTCGCCGCCTCGTGGGGATCCTGGACGGAACACCACGTGCCTGACTGGGAGCCCGTCCGGCGGGCGTTGAACACCCGGCCCAAGTACGTCGCGTCGACCACGCTGACCGATCCGGCGTGGGCGGGCACCACGGTCCTGTCCGACGATCTCGCGGCCGCCATCGCCGAGCTGAAAGCCAAGCCCGGCGGAGAGCTGCACGTCCACGGCAGCGGCACCTTGATCCGGTGGCTGCTGGAGAACGGCCTGGTCGACGAGATGACCCTGCTCGTGGTCCCGGTGATCCTCGGCCAGGGCACGCGCTTGTTCCCGGAGACCGGCCCGGACCTCGCGCTCGACCTGATCGACTCACGGGTCGACTCGAAAGGCGTGACGACGCAGGTCTTCCGGCCTGCCGGACGCCCGCGGTACGCGCCGGCCCGGTAG
- a CDS encoding tautomerase family protein has translation MPFVRIDALRADPDRLDALGRAVHDALVEAIGIPADDRFQVLTGHDGARSTLRYDDGYLGVHRDDDLVFVAITMRSGRTPALKQALYRRIAELAHEYAGTEPRNVFVTVTENEPIDWSFGDGIAQYAEKAPLH, from the coding sequence ATGCCATTCGTTCGGATCGACGCACTGCGAGCAGACCCCGACCGCCTCGACGCCTTGGGCCGCGCCGTGCACGACGCGCTGGTCGAGGCGATCGGCATCCCGGCCGACGACCGGTTCCAGGTCCTGACCGGGCACGACGGCGCGCGGAGCACCCTGCGCTACGACGACGGCTACCTTGGCGTGCACCGCGACGACGACCTCGTGTTCGTCGCGATCACGATGCGATCCGGGCGGACGCCCGCGCTGAAGCAGGCGCTGTACCGGCGGATCGCGGAACTGGCGCACGAGTACGCGGGCACCGAACCGCGGAACGTGTTCGTCACCGTCACCGAAAACGAGCCGATCGACTGGTCCTTCGGCGACGGAATCGCGCAGTACGCCGAAAAAGCACCTCTCCACTAG
- a CDS encoding YciI family protein, whose product MQYLVSVIDDKENPGSTDRQPAISAFNERLIADGYWVFAGGLADTATATVIDNRGEQAVVTDGPFVESKEYLAGVWVWEVPDLDVALKLATEASKACDRKIEVRPFQ is encoded by the coding sequence ATGCAGTACCTGGTTTCCGTGATCGATGACAAGGAAAACCCCGGCAGCACCGACAGGCAGCCCGCCATCAGCGCGTTCAACGAACGGTTGATCGCCGACGGCTACTGGGTTTTCGCGGGTGGACTCGCGGACACCGCCACGGCCACGGTGATCGACAACCGGGGCGAGCAGGCGGTGGTCACCGACGGGCCGTTCGTGGAGTCCAAGGAGTACCTCGCCGGCGTCTGGGTGTGGGAGGTCCCCGATCTGGACGTGGCGCTCAAGCTCGCGACCGAGGCGTCGAAGGCCTGCGATCGGAAGATCGAGGTGCGGCCGTTCCAGTGA
- a CDS encoding YciI family protein: MKYLILIYGNAATRGLWEEMSQEQRAAAAGGYVELNRRLDESGEKVTSAALAFPTEGKRIEVRDGKTMATDGPFAEVKEFLAGFYLVDCADFDSAVEYASLLPEAGFGFVEVRPTVDLSGIGI; encoded by the coding sequence ATGAAGTACCTCATCCTGATCTACGGCAACGCCGCCACACGGGGACTCTGGGAGGAGATGTCGCAGGAACAGCGGGCGGCGGCCGCCGGTGGCTACGTCGAGCTGAACCGGCGGCTCGACGAGTCGGGGGAGAAGGTCACCTCGGCCGCGCTCGCCTTCCCCACCGAAGGCAAGCGCATCGAGGTGCGCGACGGGAAAACCATGGCGACCGATGGTCCGTTCGCGGAGGTCAAGGAGTTCCTCGCCGGTTTCTACCTGGTCGACTGCGCCGACTTCGACAGCGCCGTGGAGTACGCGAGCCTGCTTCCCGAAGCCGGGTTCGGGTTCGTCGAGGTGCGACCGACCGTGGACCTCAGCGGCATCGGCATATGA
- a CDS encoding aldo/keto reductase yields MNYRTLGGTGITVSAHCLGTMMFGHVGNPDHDDCARILHTALEGGINFVDTADMYSDGESEEIVGKALHGRRDDVVLATKVHFPVGGEGPNRGGNSRRWIVRAVEESLRRLRTDWIDLYQVHRPDHTTDVEETLSVLGDLVRQGKIRAFGCSSFPVEDILEAHYVAERRGLPRFRTEQPPYSLLGRGVERSVLPTCQRLGMGVLTWSPLAWSPLAWGVLSGRYRAGEPVDLTSGRPALNPGRFDPALPENAAKLAATEKLAQLADELGCSLPDLAIAFVVAHPAVTSVILGPRTMAQLESSLKGASLVLDDETMDRIDEIVPPGKDQYHVDAAWSPASLTDVARRRRPLAERAAA; encoded by the coding sequence ATGAACTACCGCACGCTGGGCGGCACCGGGATCACGGTGAGCGCCCACTGCCTCGGCACCATGATGTTCGGCCACGTCGGCAATCCGGACCACGACGACTGCGCCCGCATCCTGCACACCGCGCTCGAGGGCGGGATCAACTTCGTCGACACCGCCGACATGTACTCCGACGGCGAATCCGAGGAGATCGTCGGCAAGGCGCTGCACGGGCGCCGAGACGACGTCGTGCTCGCGACGAAGGTGCACTTCCCGGTCGGCGGCGAAGGGCCGAACCGCGGCGGCAATTCGCGCCGCTGGATCGTGCGCGCCGTCGAGGAAAGCCTGCGGCGCCTCAGGACGGACTGGATCGACCTGTACCAGGTCCACCGGCCGGACCACACGACCGATGTCGAGGAAACCCTGTCCGTGCTCGGCGATCTCGTGCGGCAGGGCAAGATCAGGGCGTTCGGCTGCTCGTCGTTCCCCGTCGAGGACATCCTGGAAGCGCACTACGTGGCCGAACGCCGTGGCCTGCCGAGGTTCCGCACCGAGCAGCCGCCGTATTCGTTGCTCGGGCGGGGCGTCGAACGATCCGTCCTGCCGACGTGCCAGCGGCTCGGCATGGGCGTGCTGACGTGGAGCCCGCTCGCGTGGAGCCCGCTCGCGTGGGGCGTGCTCTCCGGGCGGTACCGCGCGGGCGAGCCGGTCGACCTGACCAGCGGGCGCCCGGCGCTCAACCCGGGCCGGTTCGATCCAGCGCTCCCGGAGAACGCGGCCAAGCTGGCCGCCACGGAGAAGCTCGCCCAGCTCGCGGACGAGCTCGGGTGCTCGCTGCCGGATCTCGCCATCGCCTTCGTCGTGGCGCATCCCGCCGTCACGTCGGTGATCCTCGGGCCGCGCACGATGGCCCAGCTCGAATCCTCCCTGAAAGGCGCGTCACTGGTGCTGGACGACGAGACGATGGACCGGATCGACGAGATCGTGCCGCCGGGCAAGGACCAGTACCACGTCGACGCCGCGTGGAGCCCGGCGTCGCTGACCGACGTCGCCAGGAGGCGCCGCCCGTTGGCCGAGCGCGCCGCGGCGTAG
- a CDS encoding oxidoreductase, which yields MSKTFLITGVSTGLGLAIARRALAAGHRVAGTVRTEQHAAAFRALDPDRVRAFILDLSDADRIDPTVRAAEAELGPIDVLVANAGYGLEGTFEESSMAELRRQFEVNVFGTVATVKAVLPGMRERRGGHIFVITSMGGHTTFPGLAFYEGSKHAMEGITDTLAQEVAQFGVRVTAVAPGAFKTDWAGRSLVRAPRGIADYDALFDPIRSRRQALAGQGIGDPDRAGDAILALLDVEKPPVHLLLGSDALRLVAAGRRRVQDDIDAWEELSRSTDSTEGGVTVA from the coding sequence GTGAGCAAGACATTCCTGATCACCGGCGTCAGCACCGGGCTCGGACTGGCCATCGCCCGACGGGCACTGGCGGCCGGGCACCGGGTCGCCGGTACCGTGCGCACCGAGCAGCACGCCGCCGCCTTCCGGGCACTGGACCCCGACCGCGTCCGCGCCTTCATCCTCGACCTTTCCGACGCGGACCGGATCGACCCCACCGTGCGGGCCGCCGAAGCGGAACTGGGCCCGATCGACGTGCTCGTGGCCAACGCGGGCTACGGGCTGGAAGGCACCTTCGAAGAATCGTCGATGGCCGAGCTGCGCCGCCAGTTCGAGGTCAACGTGTTCGGCACGGTGGCGACCGTGAAAGCGGTCCTGCCCGGCATGCGGGAACGGCGCGGCGGCCACATCTTCGTGATCACCTCGATGGGCGGGCACACCACCTTCCCCGGGCTGGCGTTCTACGAAGGCAGCAAGCACGCCATGGAAGGCATCACCGACACCCTCGCCCAAGAGGTCGCCCAGTTCGGCGTGCGGGTCACCGCCGTGGCCCCCGGCGCGTTCAAAACCGACTGGGCTGGCCGGTCGCTGGTCCGCGCGCCACGCGGCATCGCCGACTACGACGCGCTGTTCGACCCGATCCGGAGCCGCCGCCAGGCCCTCGCGGGTCAGGGCATTGGCGACCCCGATCGCGCGGGCGACGCCATCCTCGCCCTCCTGGACGTGGAGAAGCCTCCCGTGCACCTTCTGCTCGGGTCGGACGCGCTGCGCCTGGTCGCCGCCGGGCGCCGACGCGTCCAGGACGACATCGACGCCTGGGAGGAACTCAGCCGCTCCACCGACTCCACCGAAGGCGGAGTGACGGTCGCCTGA
- a CDS encoding alpha/beta fold hydrolase: MTGLPIVLVHGMRLSGSAWSPVAARLGEEFRAVDLPGHGARRGEVFTMDAATATVAAAVDELGGRALVVGHSLGGYVSMAAAARHPERIAGLVVAGATMVPGRGFGTPFRLMHRFLSTRPDDGDGLSRWIFGRVLPPESRDAALAGGIATEVIPDILTAVSGFDVLDGVASFPGRTWFVNGGHDHFRWHEGKFLAAAAHGRLVVVPGAGHYLPMTHPVAMARLVSDAAAVVRPERAAAP; this comes from the coding sequence ATGACCGGGCTTCCGATCGTGCTGGTGCACGGGATGCGGCTGAGCGGTTCGGCGTGGTCGCCGGTCGCGGCGCGCCTGGGCGAAGAGTTCCGCGCCGTCGACCTGCCGGGGCACGGTGCCCGTCGCGGCGAGGTTTTCACGATGGACGCGGCGACGGCCACCGTCGCCGCCGCGGTGGACGAACTCGGCGGCCGCGCGCTCGTGGTCGGCCATTCGCTCGGCGGCTACGTGTCGATGGCCGCGGCGGCGCGGCATCCGGAGCGGATCGCCGGTCTGGTCGTCGCCGGGGCCACGATGGTGCCGGGGCGCGGGTTCGGGACGCCGTTCCGGCTGATGCACCGGTTCCTGTCCACTCGTCCCGACGACGGCGACGGTCTCTCCCGCTGGATCTTCGGCAGGGTGCTGCCGCCGGAATCGCGGGACGCGGCGCTGGCGGGCGGGATCGCCACCGAGGTCATTCCCGACATCCTGACCGCCGTCTCCGGTTTCGACGTCCTCGACGGAGTCGCCAGCTTCCCCGGCCGCACCTGGTTCGTCAACGGCGGGCACGACCATTTCCGGTGGCACGAGGGCAAGTTCCTCGCCGCGGCCGCGCACGGCAGGCTCGTCGTCGTCCCGGGCGCCGGGCACTACCTGCCGATGACGCACCCGGTGGCGATGGCGCGCCTGGTCTCCGACGCGGCGGCCGTGGTTCGCCCGGAACGCGCCGCCGCGCCATAA
- a CDS encoding MerR family transcriptional regulator: MPEVATSLSIGEVAERTGLSVHALRFYEREGLFVNPVRRKAGGNRMYAVEDVEWLRLCVVLRASGMPLPAIRRYAELIRDGVGNEKERLALLREHQDRVLAQIGELNRSLDLIGHKVAVYEDVLSGVEHVCEISAR; encoded by the coding sequence ATGCCTGAGGTCGCAACGAGTCTGAGCATCGGCGAAGTCGCCGAACGCACGGGGCTGAGCGTGCACGCGCTGCGGTTCTACGAGCGCGAAGGGCTCTTCGTGAACCCGGTGCGCCGCAAGGCGGGCGGGAACCGGATGTACGCCGTGGAAGACGTCGAATGGTTGCGGCTGTGCGTGGTGCTGCGCGCGTCGGGAATGCCGCTGCCCGCGATCCGCCGGTATGCCGAGTTGATCCGCGACGGCGTGGGCAACGAGAAGGAGCGGCTGGCGCTGCTGCGCGAACACCAGGACCGCGTGCTCGCCCAGATCGGCGAGCTCAACCGGAGCCTCGACCTGATCGGGCACAAGGTCGCCGTCTACGAGGACGTGCTGTCCGGTGTCGAGCACGTGTGCGAGATTTCAGCGAGGTGA
- a CDS encoding RNA polymerase sigma factor has protein sequence MIETLLKELAPQVLAALVRHHGGFDTCEDAVQEALLAASQQWPSEGVPDNPKAWLITVASRRRTEMWRSDSARVRREDAVVANAVEPGAVPAADDTLTLLLMCCHPELTQSSQVALTLRAVGGLSTAEIARAFLVPESTVAQRVSRAKQRIKNAGARFRMPPDAERSARMVAVLHVLYLIFNEGYAASAGESVHRVELTAEAIRLTRQVRERLPGDGEVAGLLALMLLTDARRPARTRDDGALVPLDEQDRGKWDRTAIAEGTALITETLATTTKSGPYQLQAAIAAVHDEATSAEDTDWPQILGLYDLLRVVAPGPMVTLNRIVAVAMVRGPAAGLAELDDAVREPALREHYRAEVVRAHLLEKAGRSEAAEHYALAAARTESEPERRYLEERAARSPR, from the coding sequence ATGATCGAAACCCTGCTCAAGGAGCTGGCGCCGCAGGTGCTCGCCGCGCTGGTCCGGCACCACGGCGGGTTCGACACCTGCGAGGACGCGGTGCAGGAGGCGCTGCTGGCCGCGTCGCAGCAGTGGCCGTCGGAAGGCGTGCCGGACAACCCGAAGGCCTGGTTGATCACGGTCGCGTCCCGGCGGCGCACCGAGATGTGGCGCAGCGACTCCGCACGGGTGCGGCGCGAGGACGCCGTCGTGGCCAATGCAGTCGAACCGGGTGCGGTGCCCGCGGCGGACGACACGCTCACCCTGCTGCTGATGTGCTGCCACCCGGAGCTGACCCAGTCCTCGCAGGTGGCGTTGACGTTGCGGGCGGTCGGCGGCCTGAGCACCGCGGAGATCGCCCGCGCCTTCCTGGTCCCGGAATCCACCGTCGCGCAACGCGTCAGCAGGGCGAAGCAGCGGATCAAGAACGCGGGCGCGCGGTTCCGGATGCCGCCGGACGCGGAACGGTCCGCGCGCATGGTCGCGGTCCTGCACGTGCTCTACCTGATCTTCAACGAGGGGTACGCGGCCAGCGCGGGGGAGAGCGTGCACCGGGTCGAGCTGACCGCGGAAGCGATCCGGCTGACCAGGCAGGTGCGGGAGCGGTTGCCAGGCGACGGCGAGGTCGCCGGCCTGCTGGCGCTGATGCTCCTCACCGACGCGCGCCGTCCCGCCCGGACCCGCGACGACGGCGCGCTGGTCCCGTTGGACGAGCAGGACCGCGGCAAGTGGGACCGGACCGCGATCGCCGAAGGCACCGCACTGATCACCGAAACGCTCGCCACCACCACGAAAAGTGGTCCATACCAATTGCAGGCCGCGATCGCCGCCGTGCACGACGAGGCCACCAGCGCCGAGGACACCGATTGGCCGCAGATCCTCGGCCTGTACGACCTGCTGCGGGTGGTGGCGCCGGGCCCGATGGTCACGCTCAACCGGATCGTCGCGGTGGCGATGGTGCGCGGCCCCGCGGCCGGGCTCGCCGAACTCGACGACGCGGTGCGCGAGCCCGCCCTGCGCGAGCACTACCGCGCCGAGGTCGTGCGGGCGCACCTGCTGGAGAAGGCGGGCCGATCGGAGGCCGCCGAGCACTACGCGCTGGCCGCCGCCCGAACCGAAAGCGAGCCCGAACGCCGATACCTCGAGGAACGGGCCGCCCGCTCACCTCGCTGA